Proteins from a genomic interval of Symmachiella macrocystis:
- a CDS encoding AI-2E family transporter — MARLVSLIVLTVLIVFLGITFFQVIAPFLLPLFLAGVVALLCQPMFRYFLTRTNDKTHWAAGLTTAAILAIIFVPLATGTVIATAELYTFAQKRLEPAQWKPAYGKFRERFDADEIIDSVYDSFSPPPTDKDQLAEWETRRDRFHEQVETNIRANTKAALNRVAERTMGFAASTFGIVGRIVSGVIGGLMFIIGLFYFLADGPVLLAATRELIPVNQDYQQQLLHRFNKVIRAVVLATFAAALGQGVATAAVLYFFVGHFFLLSIVCTLTAMVPLIGTWLVWAPVAIWLAADGHWGSALFVTAYGTIFIGTLDNIIRTYVLHSDAKLHPLLAFVSVLGGLQAMGLWGIFVGPTVASCLHALIKIFNTELKAFSEEKFANIKAKTASDMTHNTIPPDMAGEEKTPPPATPEQPESKPPKKRPAKRRRKR, encoded by the coding sequence ATGGCGCGGCTTGTATCGCTCATTGTGCTGACGGTGCTGATCGTCTTTCTCGGCATCACCTTTTTTCAGGTGATCGCACCGTTTTTGCTGCCGCTCTTTTTAGCCGGTGTAGTGGCATTGCTCTGCCAACCGATGTTCCGCTATTTCCTAACCAGAACCAATGACAAGACCCACTGGGCGGCCGGACTGACAACCGCTGCCATTCTAGCAATCATTTTCGTTCCCTTAGCGACCGGCACGGTGATCGCGACGGCTGAGTTATACACCTTTGCGCAGAAGCGGCTGGAGCCGGCGCAATGGAAACCGGCCTACGGAAAGTTTCGCGAAAGATTCGACGCCGACGAAATCATCGACAGCGTCTATGATAGCTTCAGTCCTCCGCCCACCGACAAAGATCAACTTGCCGAATGGGAAACCCGCCGCGATCGGTTTCACGAACAAGTCGAGACCAACATCCGCGCCAACACTAAAGCTGCGCTCAACCGCGTGGCGGAGCGGACGATGGGATTTGCTGCTTCCACATTCGGCATCGTGGGCCGGATCGTCTCGGGTGTTATCGGCGGATTGATGTTTATTATCGGACTGTTTTATTTTCTGGCTGACGGACCGGTGTTGCTCGCGGCGACGCGAGAATTGATACCCGTCAATCAGGACTACCAACAGCAACTCCTACACCGCTTTAACAAGGTGATCCGCGCGGTCGTGTTAGCGACATTCGCAGCTGCTTTGGGGCAGGGGGTGGCCACGGCGGCGGTCCTTTATTTTTTCGTCGGTCATTTTTTCCTGTTGAGCATTGTCTGTACCTTGACCGCCATGGTCCCACTAATCGGCACATGGTTGGTGTGGGCTCCGGTGGCGATCTGGTTAGCGGCCGACGGTCATTGGGGAAGCGCGCTGTTTGTGACTGCTTACGGCACAATATTCATTGGCACGCTGGATAACATTATCCGCACCTATGTCCTGCATAGCGATGCAAAACTGCATCCGCTGTTGGCCTTTGTCAGCGTACTGGGAGGCCTGCAAGCGATGGGGTTGTGGGGCATTTTCGTCGGTCCCACCGTGGCCAGTTGCTTGCATGCTTTGATCAAAATATTCAATACGGAACTCAAGGCGTTCTCCGAAGAGAAATTCGCCAATATCAAAGCCAAAACCGCAAGCGACATGACGCACAACACCATACCCCCTGACATGGCCGGCGAGGAAAAAACACCGCCGCCCGCTACCCCTGAACAACCGGAATCAAAGCCGCCTAAAAAACGCCCGGCGAAACGCCGTCGGAAACGATAA
- a CDS encoding ComEC/Rec2 family competence protein, which yields MREKLLFAISTIIATLLVSAAAPPAIAADGPLTIYFIDVEGGAATLFVTPAGESLLIDSGYPDNNGRDRDRILKVLRDEAHLDHLDHAAVTHWHLDHFGNHASLASEIEIKNFWDRGIPETLAEDRNFEERIGFYRAASQNDSKALAAGDSLPLKSGKTPLAVKIITSSREVIPNDGPPNPFAKTNVPKPRDESDNAASLSFLLSFGDFRFLCCGDLTWNVEAKLVTPNNPIGKVDLFMVTHHGLPASNNPVLVHAVDPVVAVMCNGPVKGGHPNTLKTLRGVKSLQALYQLHRNIKVAAEDQTPPEFIANSAGSSDYCDGTFVKATIAPDGESYTIQIGRDGKPATYKTRKK from the coding sequence ATGCGCGAGAAACTTCTTTTTGCGATCAGCACCATCATCGCCACCCTACTTGTCTCCGCAGCCGCGCCGCCGGCAATCGCCGCCGACGGGCCATTGACGATCTATTTCATCGATGTCGAAGGAGGCGCCGCTACGCTGTTTGTCACTCCCGCGGGCGAATCGTTACTGATCGACTCGGGATATCCTGACAACAACGGCCGCGATCGCGATCGAATTCTCAAAGTCCTACGTGACGAAGCGCACTTGGATCACCTCGACCACGCCGCTGTCACACATTGGCATCTGGACCACTTCGGCAATCACGCGTCGCTCGCGTCGGAGATCGAAATCAAAAACTTCTGGGACCGTGGCATTCCCGAAACCTTAGCGGAGGATCGCAATTTCGAGGAACGGATCGGCTTTTATCGCGCTGCGTCTCAGAACGATTCCAAAGCACTCGCCGCCGGCGACAGCTTGCCGCTCAAGTCGGGCAAGACGCCGCTGGCAGTCAAGATCATCACTTCCAGTCGCGAAGTGATTCCCAACGACGGTCCGCCCAACCCGTTCGCAAAAACAAACGTCCCCAAGCCGCGCGACGAAAGCGACAACGCCGCCAGCTTGAGTTTTCTGCTGAGTTTCGGCGACTTCCGGTTCCTCTGCTGCGGTGACCTGACGTGGAATGTCGAAGCGAAATTGGTGACCCCCAACAACCCGATCGGCAAGGTCGACCTATTCATGGTCACGCACCACGGCCTGCCGGCCAGCAACAATCCCGTTTTGGTTCACGCCGTCGATCCGGTTGTGGCGGTCATGTGCAACGGCCCGGTGAAGGGGGGACATCCCAATACGTTGAAAACGCTGCGAGGTGTGAAATCTCTACAGGCGTTGTATCAACTGCACCGCAATATCAAGGTCGCCGCAGAGGATCAAACGCCGCCGGAATTCATCGCCAACTCCGCGGGATCCTCCGACTACTGCGACGGCACATTCGTCAAAGCCACGATCGCCCCGGATGGAGAAAGTTACACCATACAGATTGGCCGGGACGGCAAACCGGCAACCTACAAAACGCGGAAAAAATGA